A part of Biomphalaria glabrata chromosome 3, xgBioGlab47.1, whole genome shotgun sequence genomic DNA contains:
- the LOC106056960 gene encoding uncharacterized protein LOC106056960 — protein MWLFKWCNVSCYVAMSLLLYSIVLFISGCYLFFWLHTKINRHYLKLVTQKAMDEARDIAILSQQTDSWVQPPIPENESLNTHSLVSGQLDSQCDTMEAEPSYNGTWSCGDSVPAINRDITSLVH, from the exons ATGTGGTTATTCAAGTGGTGTAATGTGTCTTGCTACGTAGCTATGAGCTTGCTACTCTACAGCATAGTTCTCTTCATCTCGGGATGCTATTTGTTCTTTTGGCTGCACACAAAAATCAATCGCCACTACCTCAAG CTAGTGACACAAAAAGCTATGGACGAAGCAAGGGACATAGCCATCCTGTCGCAGCAGACGGACTCCTGGGTCCAGCCTCCAATCCCCGAGAACGAGAGCCTCAATACACACAGCTTGGTCAGTGGTCAGTTGGACAGCCAGTGCGACACTATGGAGGCTGAGCCTTCGTACAACGGTACCTGGAGCTGCGGGGATTCCGTCCCAGCCATCAACAGAGACATCACTTCGTTAGTCCATTGA
- the LOC106057083 gene encoding alpha-2Db adrenergic receptor-like — MMSSTFNSTQVQDNMKDVDETDGPFDLSMTVVLFFMSILIVTSNSVTLLAICKNKGLKSLPNRFITALAAADLLVGVGILAMLVQKYARPSTQWIECQYSLAIVYSSLNFSLFILLSVALDRYLYIVHPFVYRRHVSPRLIKVSITMEWLLASVHGFIAAYLPVSGGVETCNPLFAFQLKLVQFVFPAVFTLVCSGIFVLYVLIAKTAKMHWDRRVHRLLDIHNTMLKSRSSGLKTIADRLDEDCGHLVTRNLDKIKLGENVDVTSSSGVAEKSNPFVASVNNNISGNSEVKHVLDQDVKEQEVKEQEVTTAENRLKEGTVTREILFSDVNIEQTAVTLQSDVKTVRERHQQVNDFSVSVRSLRWLKLTAIVSGLFTICWTPIMVDILVSWIDPLPRKVTYVFSLLGIANSAINFFVYAIHTKQFRQVIVQRLLCR; from the exons ATGATGAGCTCGACTTTCAACTCAACTCAAGTTcaagacaacatgaaagacGTGGACGAGACGGACGGTCCATTTGACCTTAGCATGACCGTCGTCTTATTTTTTATGAGCATTCTGATCGTGACCAGCAACAGCGTCACTCTGCTGGCCATTTGCAAGAACAAAGGTTTGAAATCACTTCCG AACAGGTTCATTACGGCCCTGGCAGCAGCTGATTTGTTGGTTGGTGTGGGCATCCTGGCAATGTTGGTGCAGAAGTATGCAAGACCGTCCACACAGTGGATTGAG TGTCAGTACAGTCTAGCCATCGTGTACTCAAGTTTAAACTTCAGCCTGTTCATCCTGCTCTCCGTGGCTCTAGACCGCTACCTCTACATCGTACACCCCTTTGTCTACAGACGACACGTGAGTCCCCGCTTGATCAAAGTCTCTATCACCATGGAGTGGCTTCTGGCTTCGGTTCACGGATTTATCGCCGCTTACCTGCCTGTCAGTGGAGGTGTGGAG ACGTGCAATCCATTGTTTGCCTTTCAGCTGAAGCTTGTTCAATTCGTGTTCCCTGCCGTCTTCACTCTCGTCTGCTCTGGAATATTCGTCCTTTACGTCCTCATCGCCAAGACCGCCAAGATGCACTGGGACAGACGAGTGCACCGCCTGCTTGACATCCACAACACAATGCTGAAGTCTAGAAGCTCTGGTTTGAAAACAATTGCAGATCGACTGGACGAGGACTGTGGTCATTTAGTTACCAGAAATTTGGATAAAATCAAGTTAGGCGAAAACGTAGATGTGACGTCATCTTCCGGAGTTGCCGAGAAAAGCAATCCTTTCGTAGCTTCAGTGAACAATAACATTAGTGGTAATAGTGAAGTAAAGCATGTACTAGACCAGGACGTTAAAGAACAGGAAGTTAAAGAACAGGAAGTGACGACAGCGGAGAATAGGTTGAAAGAAGGAACGGTTACAAGGGAAATTTTATTTTCGGATGTTAACATTGAGCAGACGGCTGTAACACTGCAATCTGACGTCAAGACCGTACGAGAGAGACATCAACAGGTCAACGATTTTTCAGTCAGCGTCCGGTCACTACGATGGCTAAAGCTCACGGCCATTGTCTCTGGCCTATTCACCATATGCTGGACTCCCATCATGGTCGACATCCTAGTCTCTTGGATAGACCCGTTACCAAGAAAAGTGACCTATGTCTTCTCGTTGCTCGGCATCGCCAACTCCGCCATCAACTTTTTTGTGTACGCGATACACACCAAACAATTCAGACAGGTCATAGTTCAAAGATTACTTTGCAGATAA
- the LOC129925303 gene encoding uncharacterized protein LOC129925303, whose protein sequence is MNSEAAAAARMQPSQTMILVPRTEMSIRRFHGDGPAREIEEFLQNVERAWKSQHMVHPEEKCDFLFAHLGEAVKAELRCHPQTTRACPDALVQVLRSTYGERRSVNCLIGQLFRISQHQYESVRTYSHRLLQAFEALTDRQRALSETPFSESILRDQFVENLSDRTLRRDLRERLLDRPETEFLALRDMAIRWAQDENVAPQVNVTCSEIKIEGQLAALSKQVEELAAQIVLLQLSGPQNSNCPHCNHHQPDHISGNVRQVTSQRRVETKRTLNHKRPTTKNRKCYTCGKPGHLARNCRLQNRFQGQRKKPGNRAHQQHPSRSNCSNCGSRDHFTRACPDVTAAVNRVQVASVEQPQAVQLQPAPKPTELSVEVPPNPRRSNTAPDSIVRRNQPAVAEMMSIHSEVASPDTSSNHAVGGRETNPFLQFHPVQPESTLLSHEVPELQKKRNDLLNIGCRVLVEQRVRGQGRMFMQYEPSCFVITAVPKYASGWYMVEAEDGSTYRYVREEEMKFVSSPY, encoded by the coding sequence ATGAACAGCgaggcagcagcagcagcaagaATGCAGCCGTCTCAGACAATGATCTTGGTGCCTAGGACAGAGATGAGTATCCGGCGCTTCCATGGTGATGGTCCTGCCAGGGAAATTGAAGAGTTCCTTCAAAATGTTGAGAGAGCTTGGAAGTCTCAACACATGGTGCATCCAGAGGAAAAATGTGACTTCCTCTTTGCACATCTAGGTGAGGCAGTGAAGGCCGAACTTAGGTGTCACCCTCAGACGACAAGGGCATGCCCAGATGCCCTTGTACAAGTTCTACGCTCCACCTATGGAGAAAGGCGGAGCGTCAACTGTCTGATTGGGCAGCTGTTCCGAATAAGCCAGCACCAGTATGAGTCTGTCCGCACTTACTCACACCGTCTCCTTCAGGCATTTGAAGCACtcacagacaggcagagagctCTATCTGAAACTCCCTTCAGCGAGTCTATCCTGAGGGACCAGTTTGTAGAAAACCTCAGTGACAGGACCCTAAGGAGAGACCTGCGAGAGAGACTACTTGACAGGCCAGAAACTGAATTCTTGGCGTTAAGAGACATGGCCATCAGGTGGGCCCAGGACGAGAATGTCGCACCGCAAGTCAACGTCACATGCAGTGAGATAAAGATTGAAGGCCAGCTAGCTGCGCTCTCCAAGCAAGTGGAGGAGCTTGCAGCCCAGATTGTGCTCCTACAACTTTCGGGACCACAGAACTCTAACTGTCCCCACTGCAACCACCATCAACCTGATCACATTAGCGGCAATGTGAGACAGGTTACCTCACAACGGCGCGTGGAGACAAAGCGCACTCTTAACCATAAGAGGCCAACGACGAAGAACAGGAAATGCTACACTTGTGGCAAACCTGGCCATCTGGCAAGAAATTGCAGGCTGCAGAACAGGTTCCAAGGTCAGCGAAAGAAGCCAGGGAACCGGGCTCACCAGCAACACCCTTCTAGAAGCAACTGCTCGAATTGTGGAAGCCGGGACCACTTCACCCGAGCTTGCCCTGATGTCACTGCAGCAGTGAATCGCGTTCAGGTTGCCTCAGTGGAACAACCACAGGCAGTACAACTGCAACCTGCTCCCAAGCCAACAGAATTGTCGGTTGAGGTGCCACCGAATCCTAGGCGGTCCAACACTGCTCCTGATTCAATTGTTCGCAGAAACCAACCCGCAGTGGCAGAAATGATGTCGATTCATTCAGAAGTTGCCTCACCTGACACTTCCAGTAATCATGCAGTAGGAGGTAGGGAAACAAATCCTTTCCTACAGTTTCATCCGGTCCAACCAGAATCCACCTTGCTCTCCCATGAGGTTCCTGAGTTGCAGAAGAAAAGGAACGACCTTCTGAACATTGGGTGCAGAGTTCTTGTCGAACAGAGAGTCAGAGGCCAGGGAAGAATGTTCATGCAGTATGAACCCTCGTGTTTTGTAATTACTGCAGTACCCAAGTATGCTTCTGGCTGGTACATGGTGGAGGCAGAAGACGGCAGTACTTACCGATATgtaagagaggaggaaatgaAGTTTGTTTCCTCACCATACTAG
- the LOC129925229 gene encoding uncharacterized protein LOC129925229, with product MCTRLLVVCVVLTDTNTPRGVQTLTKKENRKTLIPRLLLEEIPDEPGVTLSLEITASKWTLVVLPSASQKTLFNQAGERELLFVFADLEFQEPTAQLYLTVSNGEVYLSLKSSTTNWTSYCNWGHKAEKRTK from the exons ATGTGTACTAGGCTACTAGTTGTATGTGTAGTACTGACAGACACTAACACGCCCAGAGGAGTTCAAACCcttacaaagaaagaaaacagaaagaCTCTGATCCCTAGGCTTCTACTTGAAGAAATAC ctgACGAGCCCGGAGTGACCTTGTCACTGGAAATAACAGCGTCAAAATGGACACTCGTCGTATTACCCTCTGCCAGTCAGAAGACGCTGTTCAATCAGGCCGGGGAGAGGGAActcttgtttgtttttgctgacctagagtttcaagagcctactgctcaactctacctgacagtttcaaatgGTGAGGTTTATCTGAGCCTGAAAAGTTCCACTACAAACTGGACTAGCTACTGTAACTGGGGACATAAGGCCGAAAAAAGGACAAAATAA